A region from the Lentimonas sp. CC4 genome encodes:
- a CDS encoding putative glycoside hydrolase: MKIKLFFIAYLLTVSVQAFATENSGRTSYFWLTLNAEAGGTSTNVEDVVMNNGYRIVDRGSPELSCSRAKEGESYVYRVTWQGNHFKNSPSADTLAFDIKVEAFDGTSFNLEEDGKHASVIALGAPASVELTNGALSVAGGSGINKGQTLRVTLGNVTLNGKDIDDEVGLNYTVDGFIHMGLAAVNGGSFHKYITGHGNGRGIHFVKRNEEAFRIGIGQTPLYVTGAGSKVANKGCGLSSITVKFRVTDPSLKTEDPNDFFADLPSGPYYPADAYPATPESKVEKDYPVFSWELIPRCIIYRNAFTYEESEINEIADNYPLIMMEKANFSGFPTMKEGMINTATRLKQRNPSIKTLFYWNSSIFYGDYGVIPGFNRDEWFSGNLVRGKVPGYNFENTEFIAWYKKTIMTMLESPAIDGVFFDKIGMPNWEIITDTPKGKVCTEVFHEAPDKLMFANGLRPSKDGCNRIHMNILHGSYLESWFKPRSNASPYERGVIDSYATTIALIQEAAAKRKMIILRSGSHQETMKIISVEGQKRSMEDHVDFKLGIFLAGAGEYSYFMYQDSVAGKDPQHIWSPSYIDQFQRPLGAPNGEAIRDGFNYSRSFKHADLWLDLVAEESQLLWKNTIGSPQIEGDALSQTDGSYILKGSGVIGANGNTDQCFSLSDAHYGNGDLIARVDTVSGANAFSMAGVMFRESLNADAKNVAVWVRPDATVYMSTRSQDNGGTVSVKAPKNASSRPVWVKLTRAGDEFTSFFSADGQAWHEIGTETITMTDKIEGGLVVASQDNATFALAQIGSFTRNEESVQHEMVPPRPTKK, from the coding sequence ATGAAAATAAAGCTATTTTTCATCGCCTATTTGTTGACGGTCTCTGTGCAGGCTTTTGCTACAGAAAACTCGGGGAGAACCAGCTATTTTTGGTTAACCCTGAACGCCGAAGCCGGAGGGACATCAACGAATGTGGAGGATGTCGTTATGAATAACGGTTACCGCATTGTGGATCGTGGTTCACCCGAGTTGAGCTGTTCTCGCGCAAAAGAGGGTGAAAGCTATGTTTACCGTGTGACTTGGCAGGGGAATCATTTTAAAAATAGCCCGAGTGCGGACACCCTGGCTTTTGATATCAAAGTGGAGGCTTTTGACGGAACCTCTTTTAATCTAGAAGAGGATGGTAAGCATGCTTCAGTGATAGCTCTTGGAGCACCCGCCAGTGTGGAGCTGACAAATGGTGCCCTGAGTGTCGCTGGAGGCAGTGGGATTAACAAAGGACAGACACTGCGAGTCACATTGGGAAATGTGACCTTAAACGGGAAGGACATAGATGATGAGGTCGGACTGAACTATACAGTGGATGGCTTTATTCATATGGGCCTAGCAGCGGTCAATGGAGGGTCTTTTCATAAATACATTACCGGACATGGAAATGGGCGAGGCATTCACTTTGTAAAAAGGAATGAGGAGGCATTTAGAATCGGTATCGGCCAGACTCCACTCTATGTCACTGGAGCAGGGAGCAAAGTTGCAAATAAGGGGTGCGGCCTTTCCAGTATTACTGTGAAGTTCAGAGTTACGGATCCATCGCTTAAAACGGAAGATCCGAATGACTTTTTCGCAGATCTTCCTTCTGGTCCATATTATCCAGCGGATGCTTATCCCGCTACGCCAGAATCAAAAGTCGAAAAGGATTATCCTGTGTTTTCTTGGGAACTCATTCCTCGTTGTATCATCTATAGAAATGCGTTTACATATGAGGAATCGGAGATCAATGAGATCGCTGATAATTACCCTCTGATCATGATGGAAAAGGCAAATTTTTCAGGGTTCCCCACCATGAAGGAGGGGATGATTAATACAGCCACCCGGTTGAAGCAAAGAAACCCATCCATCAAAACTCTTTTTTATTGGAACAGTTCAATATTCTATGGTGATTATGGGGTCATCCCCGGTTTCAATCGCGATGAATGGTTTAGTGGTAATTTGGTTCGAGGCAAAGTTCCGGGCTATAATTTTGAGAACACTGAATTCATTGCATGGTATAAGAAAACGATTATGACGATGCTTGAGAGCCCGGCCATTGATGGGGTTTTCTTTGATAAAATAGGAATGCCCAACTGGGAGATCATTACCGACACCCCTAAAGGAAAGGTCTGCACCGAAGTGTTTCATGAGGCTCCAGATAAACTGATGTTTGCCAATGGGCTGCGCCCCTCAAAAGATGGATGCAATCGCATACACATGAATATATTGCACGGTTCCTACCTGGAAAGTTGGTTTAAGCCGCGCAGTAACGCGAGTCCGTATGAGAGAGGTGTGATTGATTCTTATGCGACGACCATTGCATTGATCCAAGAAGCTGCAGCGAAAAGGAAAATGATTATCCTGAGAAGCGGATCTCATCAGGAAACAATGAAGATTATTTCCGTTGAGGGGCAGAAGCGATCAATGGAAGACCACGTTGATTTTAAACTGGGCATCTTCCTTGCCGGGGCGGGGGAATATTCTTATTTTATGTATCAGGATTCGGTCGCGGGAAAAGATCCTCAACACATTTGGTCGCCGAGCTATATTGATCAATTCCAGCGCCCTTTGGGAGCGCCGAATGGGGAGGCCATTCGAGACGGCTTTAACTACTCCCGATCATTTAAGCATGCGGATCTCTGGCTCGATCTCGTTGCAGAAGAATCCCAGTTGTTGTGGAAGAACACGATCGGTTCTCCCCAAATTGAGGGGGATGCGCTTAGTCAAACAGACGGTTCCTATATCTTAAAAGGCAGCGGGGTCATTGGGGCAAACGGAAACACTGACCAATGCTTCTCGCTATCGGATGCCCATTATGGAAATGGAGATCTGATTGCACGCGTCGATACTGTCTCTGGGGCAAACGCATTTTCGATGGCTGGGGTGATGTTTCGAGAGTCTCTAAACGCAGATGCTAAAAATGTAGCTGTTTGGGTCCGCCCAGATGCGACTGTTTACATGTCGACTCGATCACAAGACAATGGCGGCACTGTCAGTGTCAAAGCCCCAAAGAACGCAAGCTCGCGACCTGTCTGGGTCAAGCTGACGCGCGCCGGGGACGAGTTTACCAGTTTTTTCTCTGCGGACGGCCAAGCATGGCATGAGATTGGAACCGAGACGATTACAATGACCGATAAAATAGAGGGTGGGCTGGTGGTCGCTTCTCAGGACAACGCGACGTTTGCACTGGCACAGATCGGTAGCTTCACCCGCAACGAAGAATCCGTTCAACATGAAATGGTGCCACCTCGACCCACAAAGAAATAA